Part of the Tachypleus tridentatus isolate NWPU-2018 unplaced genomic scaffold, ASM421037v1 Hic_cluster_2, whole genome shotgun sequence genome is shown below.
AAATAAGGGTATAAAAAGTGATTAAATTTGCAATGAACATGTGATTTTGTGTTTCCTTCATTAGgtgtaaaacaacttttcataaatgttataTCTTTTCTCCTTTTGTAATGTGAAGATGCCTTTGAAGTAGGCAAAACTctttggtaaatataattttttgtgggGAAGTGGGTGGGGTGGTTTGATTTACTGACTGAATACGAAACAACATGACTACATTTAATTTCGTATGATTGAGTAGAGAATGCCCATTAAGTACATACTACTGACCATACAATCtacattacatttttctctctcacaataaagtatttaaatgactttaaaacatattcctataattaagaacatgaaaagttcagttaaaataatgttgatgactgaaattttacaaaataaaaaagcttgTTGACAAGAAATGTACAAAACCAAAGAAACTAGATAGAATTAGGTAGATTCTCtgttttcaactgaaatacatgATTGACTTACCTGGCAACTTATGAAAAGCATGTTAAgagcattaaaaaaaagaagagagagagaatagactttattgaaatatataaaatattcaggaaGGATGAATGTGTTGTGATTTCTTGTGATATATCTAAAAACCAAAggataagaataaacaagtttagGATTTTAAAAAGACACACTAGATTTCAGGTAAGACCAATTTTATCCTCTTAACAAGGTGTCatgcataaacaataaattatcactaGCATTAGTGTACAGCAACACCTTGCAAGATAGGAATAGACTCCAAGAGTGCAtccagtggcaaagacagggtgagcacatgctattcaaccaacaatgccacccctaCATGcgctcatccatcacacagcctgtcatttctgtataaaaaaaaaatatactgaaatgtaactgtattggcaggttactggtatatttcctgtaaggaaagacatgcagaatggtaggaagcaatctgtgttttgatgtcatccagattacaacgtaaaccttgacagttccattgaaTCAAGTTGGACATTATTACTTATGTGCAGGTAagttgggtggagaacccttctgttttcgtccatgtcttttgttctttactgtctttatttgagggaggtctgtcaacctccatggatcctgtcctgggtcgattgggtagGTCTATGCTGTttaaagaggattccagtgactggggACAAGAACAAATGATCCTTTTgcatcttgtggtgggagaagatGATGCacccaaagaaatgcctgtacccagaaccagaggaagtggatcttgggatttgttggaatgtatgttagggacagagatggatgttaagttaattcatcaacttttttaacaatgcaggtCAAAatccttttcatttggtttgagaatgattcttttggagacacagagatatctgtctgcactcccactgtagttgtgggaTGACATGCAGCAgccatacatctgagatgaagtgctggacagcaattttcagcctcaggataagtaatgttatgaatcgttttcaaatgctgcatctctttttcttctaaaCATTCTGGGCAAGAATGAGCACAGTTCaatgaaccacaacatgacgtctttgagcgACCGAaacactgacactggaaatatttgAGAGGGTTTGTAACGTATGGctataccttgcaattaagataacctgccttgattgtggcaggTTGATGTGgtaatataaatatcagaaaaagGATGTGTTACACTCATACTGGTGGAGAGTTGTTGAATGCTAATTTACACATGTGGCATACATGTGTAATTAGATAGTAATTCACAGCTAGTAGTGAGTGACAATCTGTGCACGAGAAGGAAATCATATGAAAAATAGCTATAACTGTGAAAAAGGGTGGGTAATTGCACTGGAATTTCATTGtgtgttttttcagtaaaactttacgtGTTATGTTATTTTCCCCATTTTAACTCTACACCTCATATACtgtgaaaagaaaacatattgcccttttttattttcaagaatgacTTCACGACACATTTGACCATCTTAAATAGcttttgaactgtgtctaactaatgaTACCACCACACAAGTTGTGAACCACTTTGTAAACATGTAAATTACGTTACCTGAAGAAATTATGTGATGCATTAATTACTAATGAGCATATCACaggaaaacgtttttgttttttttatttaacataatctaaaacttatattttatttacctttataataataaataatacacatgaaaaactagaaatatagtacttacctgggtcttttttttatcaactctcaattaaaactattattataatggtattactgcactaaatgatttttttagttaatcaaaattgcaacaaagaatacaaaataacatgctaAAAGCACATATTGTCCTAGGATTATcaaaattttctggctttcttacCATTCAGTAAGACTcaataaaaatttagctaaacttgccaatgtgtttcctgtgggaataaaTTTTGCATtggaagcaaaataaacaaactcctgtacagaaaattatgtaatataatatttggatttctgttggttaaaagtaatatagttttaaatatcaaagagaactaaatattggaaacttgtgaaagagaaaacTTAATTATGGGTATGGCTAAAGggacttgattttctagtttatagctctgtaaccaaataagattgaaggctataaaaaaaattatactttgtctgagtaataacaatattataatgagcgacttatgtcaaattttgtacttcttggacAAGTGGTCAATAAATAAGAGAAGAGGAAATACTTAAAATGCAAATATCACAATTCggaaacaatggaaaattgaagacatttttaaatgttgtcctataaaactatataatttccaaatttgtattacaagctaagttttgttgccaagtttacttaccatgataataaaagtaactttattaaattttaaatataactcagTAAACTCTCATGACATGCCTCTAGCAATAtgattaatgtaaatatgaaagaacaaaagCCCAAGCACTGACCCTCAGGTACTCCATAATTAACAAGCGTACAGTTTAATTGAGGTACTCAAGTGATCAATGTTTTTTGGAGAGTTTAAATAGTCTCAAACCAGGTACTCTACATGGAaaccataaatatgtaaaaagccaCTGATCATGCGAGTACTTAGTTAATACATtgaactttcagaaaaacatgtCATTCATATACTGGTTGACTTGTCAaacctttatctttatttattattactttcactttcatttctttcgTAAATTATCCGATATTTCCAGCTGTTATTTCATTCAATTGATccaaaataacagttcttttcaaataaatgatAAGACTGATACGATATGCATGTTCACGTAATGTaggaattttacctttttttctcaacacttaacttatgtttattcattttaaattttaagtttctttcagtttgatcAATGCATACAACAAAGTTAAAACTATTGCTTGCCAAAATTCCATCAGTAACAGccttttatttactagtattcttCAGCTTTCCTCACTACCAAATTTTCAATaagttgactaaatttcattaaacaatgtttatacccCATTATGACAAGAGGgcacaatgttaaaatttaaaaaacaaaggcAAGGTACCAGCAagacttatttttatatcagtgtgATTGGTTTATGAAATTAGTTATTGTTTGCACTAGTGGAGGTCAGTACTTACAGAGAATcaactatataactattcaatgtattatgtttatttctacaTTCCATAacttttctctgtattaagtcATCTACATCTATTCTTTACacatgttaaactgaagatgaaaaaagtcaaaaacaatattcacttattataaaatgatgggaacatgaaaatgtattataagttaaaatatacatatagaaagacATTCTCAGTTCCTATTAAGCCTTAttcaaaacttagataatttaaacttaagcaagttacttaattattaataaagacatCTTAAATTTCAAGACTCAATAAATAACCGAGTGTGGTATGCAACTAACATTGAAATTTTGGTCTGTTTTGGTTAGTGTTGCTTTTTAATTACCTtaacatgataataaataaatgcagGTTAAATTAAATTGCTGAATGGtaccaacattttttttcaacaaactgaatgacaagttacttgaaatgtttaaacttattaAAGTTACATGAAACTAAGCAGATActaaatactatagaaattaacttactttcCACTTACAAGAGTGTCCTCACACATTCAAAATCACAGAATCTTGGCAGATGATTCAATTCACATAGACAATGCCCAGCTTGTTGAAGCTTGTTTATGTTTGTGCAGATAGTCATGGGACAACAccactgatataatacaaaattctgcTTTACCACATGTAAGAAAGGAGTGTATAATCCAATGTAAACTTTTAGATAGGCTAGAATCATGATTTATCTGGGTGATAAAAACACAgcattagaacatttaaacacgaggtacagctcaacacaagtacttgtttataaaaagttattatgcattttgaaagattttgttgctcaaaaattatatcacaatgaTCCATTGATTTACTCTGAATATGTAGATGAAgatcaaagttacaaaatagtaggttatgctctaattaatatatattaaatgaaagtgttatttttctatctcactttctgaacaaatgtaatactttttatttacctgaaagaaaaataaagacactaaaatataactacttttttatctttaacccacacatcaattttaatacttacacaaaaagaCACAGCACAAAATTTGCACAAGCACACATTGTTACTCACTATTTTAAGTTTGGTATTAAATCTTTCTTATACAATACTTAAAGGAAAATTACATACAAGCAGAGGCTttaaagaagtttgatttttattttgttgttgtttagtaaatgtaacAACACTATCAACCTTATAATAACATTACTTGAAAACAACAGACAGCTGTCAGTTAGGTTTGCATTGAGCTGAGCCAATTTTCTATGACAGTTAGCTTTAGAAATCTCTATACAAGTCATACTTATTCACCAAGCTGATATCATATCTCTTACTgtacacaaatattgaaaaatttgtttacaaGGAATTTTCCCAAACATGAATTCAAGTGTCATCAGTTTAAGATtatgacttgaaatgtcaactctatatatttcaattttttacacattttactagtaggataatattattt
Proteins encoded:
- the LOC143243348 gene encoding uncharacterized protein LOC143243348 isoform X5, which encodes MCFADLRQWCCPMTICTNINKLQQAGHCLCELNHLPRFCDFECVRTLFIQSRAVFLMKSLVVFYQK
- the LOC143243348 gene encoding uncharacterized protein LOC143243348 isoform X3, with translation MSKLKYSGITMWCCPMTICTNINKLQQAGHCLCELNHLPRFCDFECVRTLFIQSRAVFLMKSLVVFYQK
- the LOC143243348 gene encoding uncharacterized protein LOC143243348 isoform X2 — encoded protein: MLENWFCVLIHMWCCPMTICTNINKLQQAGHCLCELNHLPRFCDFECVRTLFIQSRAVFLMKSLVVFYQK